A genomic stretch from Vibrio neptunius includes:
- the dksA gene encoding RNA polymerase-binding protein DksA, with protein sequence MPEPKKKALGILAIAGVEPYTEKAGEEYMSPEQMAHFTKILTAWRNQLREEVDRTVHHMQDEAANFPDPVDRASQEEEFSLELRNRDRERRLIKKIEKTLNKIEEDEFGFCDSCGVEIGIRRLEARPTADLCIDCKTLAEIKEKQMQG encoded by the coding sequence ATGCCAGAACCGAAGAAAAAAGCGCTAGGCATCCTAGCCATTGCAGGGGTTGAGCCATATACAGAGAAGGCTGGTGAAGAATACATGTCACCGGAACAAATGGCTCATTTCACAAAAATTTTGACAGCATGGCGCAACCAGCTCAGGGAAGAAGTTGATCGCACCGTTCACCATATGCAAGATGAAGCGGCGAATTTCCCAGATCCAGTTGACCGTGCATCACAAGAAGAAGAGTTCAGCCTTGAACTTCGTAACCGTGATCGCGAACGTCGTCTCATCAAAAAAATAGAGAAAACGTTAAACAAAATTGAAGAAGACGAGTTTGGCTTCTGTGATTCTTGTGGTGTCGAAATCGGCATTCGTCGCCTTGAAGCGCGCCCAACCGCTGACCTGTGTATTGATTGTAAGACGCTGGCAGAAATTAAAGAAAAGCAGATGCAAGGCTAA
- the gluQRS gene encoding tRNA glutamyl-Q(34) synthetase GluQRS, with translation MSYTGRFAPSPSGPLHFGSLIAALGSYFQAKAQQGKWLVRIEDLDPPREMPGATDLILRTLDAYQLHWDGEVVYQSQRHERYQAQIEQWLGSYQAYYCQCTRKQVKAMGGFYNGTCRHRLLDNQKECAVRLTMTHPVYCFDDQKHGQLSIPSQLADEDFIIKRRDGLFAYNLAVVLDDIDQGVTEVVRGADLIEPTGRQISMYKVLGVPPISYLHLPLALDKNGHKLSKQNHAPAIDNCKPKPALIEAMRFLGFEMPKEIEQANVPEIIEWGVSNWQVNQLPDSTEITPIFSNRSL, from the coding sequence ATGAGTTACACAGGCCGTTTTGCACCATCCCCTTCTGGCCCATTGCATTTTGGCTCTTTGATCGCCGCTTTAGGCAGCTACTTTCAAGCCAAGGCCCAACAGGGAAAATGGTTGGTTAGAATCGAAGATCTCGACCCGCCTAGGGAGATGCCAGGCGCTACAGACTTGATCCTTCGTACGCTCGACGCGTATCAACTCCACTGGGATGGTGAGGTTGTATATCAAAGCCAACGACATGAGCGATATCAGGCCCAGATTGAACAGTGGTTGGGCTCATACCAAGCCTATTATTGCCAATGTACTCGTAAGCAAGTCAAAGCCATGGGTGGCTTTTATAATGGTACGTGTCGTCATCGGCTACTCGACAATCAAAAAGAATGTGCCGTGCGTTTAACCATGACACATCCTGTTTATTGTTTTGACGATCAAAAACACGGACAATTAAGTATCCCTAGTCAACTGGCAGATGAAGATTTTATTATAAAGCGTCGAGATGGATTGTTTGCTTACAACCTTGCAGTAGTATTGGATGACATTGATCAAGGGGTCACAGAAGTGGTTAGGGGTGCAGATTTAATTGAGCCTACAGGTCGCCAAATAAGTATGTACAAAGTGTTGGGGGTACCCCCTATCAGCTACCTCCATTTGCCATTGGCACTGGATAAAAATGGTCATAAATTATCCAAGCAAAATCACGCACCAGCCATTGATAACTGCAAGCCTAAACCAGCTTTAATCGAAGCAATGCGTTTTTTAGGTTTTGAGATGCCAAAGGAAATAGAGCAAGCTAATGTCCCAGAAATCATTGAGTGGGGAGTCTCAAACTGGCAAGTTAACCAGTTACCAGACTCGACTGAGATCACACCAATATTCTCAAATCGCTCACTGTGA